Below is a window of Naumovozyma castellii chromosome 9, complete genome DNA.
ATACTTATGGAGGCGCTAAAAATCTTTTAAAAACTCCAAAGTAAACCTGATAActggaatttttcatattAAGTAATGAGATAAATCCATGTGCGATAGGATTAATGGAAGATTGCTTTTGGTtctaattttgaaattttacttgatttaatattttatttgaatgaatatCTATCATACATCCTATACTTACTTTCTTGACTAAGTAAAATGAACGACAATAGGAACAATAATAACCACTAatagaataataataaccaGCACTAAACATGCtctcattttcaaatctttccACCACATCTGCTTTCTTACTCTATTAGCACCCCTCTTGAACCCTTGAGCACTAACAGCCAAATTATCAGCTTTGTCCTCTATAGATGTTAATCTTTCACCACGTTCGGCaactttattaatattatctCTCATTATTCCCACCGTATCATCTATTTCTGCCTTTAAAGCAGCAGCTTTTGACTGTGATTCTGGACCGTTGGTTTCTTCCGGTGGGACATAAGGATCATATGGAACGGATGATGACATGGTGTCTAATTATGTTACTTTGTGTTGAAGATATGTTTTTGCTTCTATAGATGGACTTTCTGGGTCTTCTTGTGTCGTGTCTCCTCTCTTTGTCACTTGTAATTGTGATGAAGTTACAGGTGGAAGATTGATGGTTTCAGTTCGAATCTAATGAACGCGTCGTGAAATACGGCGCAACAACTAAGCCCTGCATATAACTAAATCTAAAGTTCTATATTGgttcatttatttatttgtttatatatCCAGTCTTTATCTGTAATTACACCATCATATCCTACCGTATGTATTCTGTAGTGAATTTACTTGATTTTGTAACGATCTATAATTACTCAAGATCTCTTCACTGCCTTGACTCTGTGAATGTGGTCTGTTCCCTTGTAACGTAGTATTGTTAGGATATCCTTGCATAGGGGCTCCATTGTATGAGGACGGTGCTGCTGCAAACCTTACATTCTGATGTTGGGATTGGTGCTGCTGTTGTGGAAGTGGGGGGAGCATTTGGTTAGGGTTTTGGCCATATGATACCATTTGctgttgtggttgttgGTATTGGAGAGTAGTCCCATTAGGTTGTTGATATGTAGTATTATATCTTAGATGCGAGCTTTGGTTGGCGTTCGAGTTATTTTGTTGATTGATTGTTGGCAGGTTGAGTTGACTTGTGCTAGGTGATGGAGAATGTGACAATAATGCCTGTAGATAACTGTTCCCTGCATTGGTGGGTGCCAACAAATTGTTGTTTGAAGGTTGAGGTTGATTATGTACCTGTGTTGGGGGGAATCTACCTGGATATgtattttgttgttgtaatGTATTCATGTGAGATTGGGGTTGTTGGAGATAAGTGTTATGTTGAGACGGGTTCATGTTCATAAATTGACCTGTAGTTTGAGGTGATACAAAAATGTTAGGAGTTTGTATGGGGCTGGTTTCGTTACGGATTCCTTGAGATGGGGTGGGTCCTTGTTGTTTCATTAAGTAGTTAGCAGATCCTGTTGCCGTGGGATGTAGCTGTAAAGTGTTCATATTGCtgttattgtttgtttgtgGTGGTTGGGCTTGTTGTGTAGTTTGATTCTGAGTTGGTTGTTCAAAATAACTTcgaaataaataatttgcAGATCCTGTCGCAGTTGGTTTTAAAGGTTGTAAAGgcatttgatttgaatcaGAGATGGGATTTGTATTTTGAGCAAATTCTTGACGAAATAGATGGTTTGCTGAACCTGTTGCGGTTGGTTTCAATGGTTGCAATGGGACTTGATTCATACTGGGATTATTTTGATTCAAtgcattattttcattattcatgTACATTGGTTGCATTGTTGAAGTACTATCGGGAAGCAATGTTGCGGAATCTACCGTcgtaatatttttaaaatgaGAAAGGGAATCCTTCATATCTTCTAGcacttccttttcttcttctgtctCTTGTTGTTCATTGGGTAAAGTGGAAACTAATGctgaattatttttctttcttaatgccatttgtttcaataattgatCCATTGGTAAACTTAAATCTAGAGGACCTTGTGGAACAGCAGATGATGAATCGTCcatgttattattatttgtagTCTGGTTCAATATCAttgcattattattgttattttcattaCCACTGTTTGGTTTTGGTGGTTCTTGGAAAGTGATATGTTCAGCAAACCTAActcttttatttttaaatacGGCATTTTTaatctttcttcttattctcTTTCTTGCAGTTCTACCCGTAAGTAATAATGAAGTAAATGAGTCAAAATCAACTTTCCCATtctcattattattaccattGGCAGTATTAGGTGTATCCTCGTCCACTTCTTCATAAACTTCTTGATCATTATCGGTGGATATTGTTATAATAGGTTTTGGTTTGGGAATAGGGGCCTTATCCAGGATCATCTTTCTTGTTGGTAGTACATTTTGCAATAATGCCTTTGATACCAATCTCAAAACGGCAAAAAATTGACCAATGTTTAATGCATTTTTACAACTTCTAAATATCGCCATTATacgatttttcaattgatcaGTAATGTTAAAATTGCAaaggaatttgaaaacgTCCATCAATCTTACCAATTTCCCATGTGTCTTTGCTATTATGTAGTTGTACCATCTCAAGTAAGTTCTCAGCTCCTCGTTGGTCAATTGAGTTTGTGATAGAGACAGTGGTACCCTCAGATCGTCTGAAGTCTCCGAATAATCACTAACAGCATCCGTTGATGACATGTTTACAATAGAGGTATCGCTTTGACTCCTTACGGATTGATCCATAGTGGGTAACCCTGTGTTATTACCATTCATGGGGAAACCGAAATCGAATGAAACACTAGGTGGACCCAATGAACCATTTAAGCCTCCAGGTCCATTGTTCGTGCTGGCACCGgtgttattgttgttgttgatgttgGTGTTGTCCTCTGTATTAAGACCCGGAATATTCAGCCAGTCAAAGGACATCTGTGAGCCGTGGTTAAGTGTGCTAATTGCGGTGCGATTGTTGTTTATCCCGCTGTAGAGTGTCTTGATCTTTGCTGTCCTGTCTTATCCTGTGTCTATTGAATAAATCctcaaatttcaaaaccAATCTGTGACCGTTTCAAACCCAAACATCTTCgtttcaaaatcagaaaCCCAAACATCcacaaattatttttttcaaattttttaattttttttattttttcgAATTTCACGAAAAACCGGAAAAGCGCGTTTTATGCCCTGAATGACTCAGAGAAGCTCCAAAATCATATAAGAACAACACTCTCCGTTAATCGCCACCCCCAATACCTAATAGTCACCTCCCCAACAAACGATCAAACACACAAACAACCTTTAAAACAACCTACCAATCGATCCATCGAATCCTCACGAATAATACAATACTCCCAACCTCGCAATCaacaatttattaattttcaAGACCTTATTTTTATAGTACAGTACCTCCAATTATTGAACAGTAAAAATGTGTTGctaaattatattttgttaTAAAATATCccaaaaattaaagaaaaatgactatctaaattaaaataaaataccttttttattaaaaaaagtTTTTCTTACCCCAAAACCCCCCTGTTAAAGTGTTTAAAAATGAATCGTTAATTATTACTACTAAATCTACCTACCCGGTTGTTTATATATCTCCCCTTCCACTAATCCAGTGTCAAGTACCTTAATCTAAAAATGGAACCTAATCCctaaatttaaaaaatatcgtttactattattatatcCCCCAAAAAATCAATTTAAAAATCAATATCGCTGCTATGTCCCAATATCAAAGTTTGTTTACACCCGCTATCGCTGCTAAGCAGCCAGTTTCCCCCATGGAAACTCCAAGTATTTCTAATTCTACTTCTActacttcttcttcaggaGAATTGATCTTTGACAAATTCATTAAGtctgaagaacaagaagatgatCAATTTATGACTATCCCACcattaaatgaattagaCTCAAACGTTGTGGATGCCTTTTTCTCATCGAGTACAGACTCCACTCCAAtgtttgaatttgaatcatTAGATGAATCCAACGATCCAAAGAATTGGACTTCTTTATTCGAAAATGATCTACCAATCATTACTGAAGATGATGTCTCTTTGAATGATAAAGCTATTGAATTGACCCATGACGTTGCTgtcaatgataatgatgtcAATTTCATGCAGAATCAATGTTTCTTACCAACTCCAGTTATTGAAGACGCCAAATTGATGATCAACAATAACCATAGTTCAGGTAAGATTACGAAAAAGAGCAACATCAACAAGAAATCCTCGTTCTCATCTCCTTCTCCTTCtgcttcttcaaaagtGGATCATTTAGGTGTTGTTGCATACAATAGAAAGAATCGTTCATTACCTTTAACTCCAGTGATTCCTGAATCTGATGATCCTGCAGCACTAAAACGTGCAAGAAACACTGAAGCTGCAAGACGTTCAAGAGCAAggaaattacaaagaatgaatcaattagaagaaaaggttgaagaattattatcaagaaatacggaattggaaaatgaagttATTAGATTAAGAAGTTTATTAaataacaaataaatagctatatttaattaacaatttcaattcaaatatatttctcaCTTATATAAAACAAACTATCCACCATGCAAAGTACTGGTAAATGATATGATGTCACCATCCTCCAATACGTATTCTAATTCTCCTTCTAATTCCCAATCAGtatcattaattaatgtTATAATACCTGGCCTCACTGTACCATTCTCTAGAAACACTTCAACATCCTTTTTATTAGCAATCATAGTTTCCACTATAAAATCTAATAAGTCTGCCATGGTAACTGGGTCCTCTTTGGGCACATTTAGGTTATGTACACGTtccttattgaaaataacaTCCAGTCCACCAAGGAATTCCACTTTAATTTTAACCATTCTTGTCTTGTTTCGTTTGATGTCCTTCGAGATGAGttcattcattaataatcaATCTGTTTTTAGCGATgcattttttaaaaaatgtcTTGTGCGGACGTTTAAAACGATTTATTAAGCGATATACCATACAACTGTTCAAATGACTCCAGTTTCCTCTTCAAACTCTGTATATGATGAGAATCTCTGGGGACCATTGTCCAATCAATGCCGTCCATCgtcttttgtaatttctcTAACGCTAAGGCtatattttcctttgtaATATCATTGGATTCATCAAGGTTAACTATATTGTCATCCAATTGTCTTTCCACATTCTCAAAATTGTCAAACATGAAATTATCAAAGTCTTGTAAACTGTTCATTCGTTGTTGAGTGATGAAATTCTTGATGGATAAGATATGGTCGttaatattcttaattaaATTCCAAACTcgtttctttaaatattctgCTTGTTCAATTTGATATATTAGTTGGTAGTTCTCTATGATCAACCTCTCCTTCTCATCCTTAGCCGTTTCATTAATGGTCTCGGAATAACGTTCTTGTACCTCTTGATTCACTTTATTAGTTAACTGTTCGTATGATAATCCAACTTGTTTGGCGATTCTTTgtaaattcaattcaatcttATCCGTCTCCTGCCTACTGGCACGACATTCCGCAGTTAGTACTTTGGTCAATTGTAATATATAGTCGAAACTATCACTGTTGGCATTGGTATTATTCGAATTCATTGTTGAGTTTTCTTTCTCCTGTGAAAAGAGTTGCGTCGGTCGGATTGTTAGATGGTGATGTTGAatgttgttcttgttttttctttgaCCTCGCAACGCTTCAAAAGATGTTCAAACAGACTTTGTAATTCACAATAAAGAACATGAAAGCTATGATAACTTA
It encodes the following:
- the SNC2 gene encoding SNAP receptor SNC2 (ancestral locus Anc_7.67) encodes the protein MSSSVPYDPYVPPEETNGPESQSKAAALKAEIDDTVGIMRDNINKVAERGERLTSIEDKADNLAVSAQGFKRGANRVRKQMWWKDLKMRACLVLVIIILLVVIIVPIVVHFT
- the GCN4 gene encoding amino acid starvation-responsive transcription factor GCN4 (ancestral locus Anc_7.131); this translates as MSQYQSLFTPAIAAKQPVSPMETPSISNSTSTTSSSGELIFDKFIKSEEQEDDQFMTIPPLNELDSNVVDAFFSSSTDSTPMFEFESLDESNDPKNWTSLFENDLPIITEDDVSLNDKAIELTHDVAVNDNDVNFMQNQCFLPTPVIEDAKLMINNNHSSGKITKKSNINKKSSFSSPSPSASSKVDHLGVVAYNRKNRSLPLTPVIPESDDPAALKRARNTEAARRSRARKLQRMNQLEEKVEELLSRNTELENEVIRLRSLLNNK
- the FAR3 gene encoding Far3p (ancestral locus Anc_2.615) — its product is MNSNNTNANSDSFDYILQLTKVLTAECRASRQETDKIELNLQRIAKQVGLSYEQLTNKVNQEVQERYSETINETAKDEKERLIIENYQLIYQIEQAEYLKKRVWNLIKNINDHILSIKNFITQQRMNSLQDFDNFMFDNFENVERQLDDNIVNLDESNDITKENIALALEKLQKTMDGIDWTMVPRDSHHIQSLKRKLESFEQLYGISLNKSF
- the SCD5 gene encoding Scd5p (ancestral locus Anc_7.66), whose product is MSFDWLNIPGLNTEDNTNINNNNNTGASTNNGPGGLNGSLGPPSVSFDFGFPMNGNNTGLPTMDQSVRSQSDTSIVNMSSTDAVSDYSETSDDLRVPLSLSQTQLTNEELRTYLRWYNYIIAKTHGKLVRLMDVFKFLCNFNITDQLKNRIMAIFRSCKNALNIGQFFAVLRLVSKALLQNVLPTRKMILDKAPIPKPKPIITISTDNDQEVYEEVDEDTPNTANGNNNENGKVDFDSFTSLLLTGRTARKRIRRKIKNAVFKNKRVRFAEHITFQEPPKPNSGNENNNNNAMILNQTTNNNNMDDSSSAVPQGPLDLSLPMDQLLKQMALRKKNNSALVSTLPNEQQETEEEKEVLEDMKDSLSHFKNITTVDSATLLPDSTSTMQPMYMNNENNALNQNNPSMNQVPLQPLKPTATGSANHLFRQEFAQNTNPISDSNQMPLQPLKPTATGSANYLFRSYFEQPTQNQTTQQAQPPQTNNNSNMNTLQLHPTATGSANYLMKQQGPTPSQGIRNETSPIQTPNIFVSPQTTGQFMNMNPSQHNTYLQQPQSHMNTLQQQNTYPGRFPPTQVHNQPQPSNNNLLAPTNAGNSYLQALLSHSPSPSTSQLNLPTINQQNNSNANQSSHLRYNTTYQQPNGTTLQYQQPQQQMVSYGQNPNQMLPPLPQQQHQSQHQNVRFAAAPSSYNGAPMQGYPNNTTLQGNRPHSQSQGSEEILSNYRSLQNQVNSLQNTYGRI
- the URM1 gene encoding ubiquitin-related modifier URM1 (ancestral locus Anc_7.129); the encoded protein is MNELISKDIKRNKTRMVKIKVEFLGGLDVIFNKERVHNLNVPKEDPVTMADLLDFIVETMIANKKDVEVFLENGTVRPGIITLINDTDWELEGELEYVLEDGDIISFTSTLHGG